In a genomic window of Streptomyces koelreuteriae:
- a CDS encoding TetR/AcrR family transcriptional regulator produces the protein MQTATPEQRKVPRPRADALRNRERIVTAAREMFVEHGPEVPLDEIARRAGVGNATVYRNFPDRDALVREVVCSVMDRTAAAAELALAETGDAFEALERFVHAAADERISALCPMVSSTFDKHHPDLEAARERVESQVAEVMDRARAAGQLRSDVGVGDVMIAVAQLSRPPAGTDCFRADPFVHRHLQLFLDGLRAPARSVLPGTAVTLEDLRRP, from the coding sequence GTGCAGACCGCAACCCCCGAACAGCGCAAGGTGCCCCGGCCTCGCGCCGACGCCCTGCGCAACCGGGAGCGGATCGTCACCGCCGCCCGGGAGATGTTCGTCGAGCACGGCCCCGAGGTGCCGCTCGACGAGATCGCCCGCCGGGCCGGCGTCGGCAACGCCACGGTGTACCGCAACTTCCCGGACCGCGACGCCCTGGTCCGCGAGGTCGTCTGCTCCGTCATGGACCGTACGGCCGCCGCGGCCGAACTCGCGCTCGCCGAGACCGGGGACGCGTTCGAGGCGCTGGAGCGCTTCGTGCACGCCGCCGCCGACGAGCGGATCAGCGCGCTGTGCCCGATGGTCTCCAGCACGTTCGACAAGCACCACCCGGACCTGGAAGCCGCGCGCGAACGGGTCGAGAGCCAGGTCGCCGAGGTCATGGACCGTGCCCGGGCTGCCGGGCAGCTCCGCTCCGACGTGGGTGTCGGAGACGTCATGATCGCCGTGGCCCAGCTCAGCCGGCCCCCGGCCGGGACGGACTGCTTCCGTGCCGACCCCTTCGTTCACCGCCATCTTCAGCTGTTCCTGGACGGGCTGCGGGCTCCCGCTCGCTCCGTACTGCCGGGCACGGCCGTCACCCTGGAGGATCTGCGCCGGCCCT